In Gracilimonas sp., a single window of DNA contains:
- a CDS encoding ABC transporter permease encodes MFKNYIKIAIRNLLKNKVYSLINISGLAIGLATCLLIILYVVHEWSYDNFHSQSERIYRVVQTTTSSERVEEQASTPFRLGPVLDAEFPELIEKSVRFFDMQEPSHTFLNREDQISFRENNFYFVDSTFFDVFSAELIRGNPSEALKNPLSLVISEELAEKYFGDENPIGQSLSYKGIREMTVTGVMKTWPDESHIDIDLVASFTSLNEIYARSPNYDQSWFWNPVWTYILLNESANPQQLESQLNTIADNYYYAYTGWPTDETLSLNLQPITDIHLYSDRDQEMNPNSSYLYIYILIAVAGFIVIIACINFMNLSTARSLERSREVGLRKVMGGYRQQLFYQFIGESFFVSFIAILFGYLLVHIGLPFFNELTGKELEFSLFQNMYTIPLLLLLTLFVAFLSGSYPAIFLSSFKPTEVLKGKISNSNTGTLFRKGLVTFQFTLSVILLIGTAVIFMQLKFIQEKDLGFDKNNVLLLPTKQNLISWEFDTFIEQGLTHAQIQSITGLGKIPGSEKQEYYRYVPAGTGEGEDASNLVLHVTHNFIETFDLQVLSGRNFSKDFPSDPQQSLLINREMLNQLEADSPEEALGEIFYYFPPQGERQTFTVIGVVENFNYSSLKKEIEPLVIKLVEGTNAILRSVEHTAIEIAPGNPTPAIEHLESIWKELNPIDPFEYRFLDERLNEIYEAELTMSSLASAFSILCIIIACLGLLGLASYSAQLKKKEIGIRKSLGASMGNIISLLSKEFLLLVGIANLIAWPLTYYAAARWLENFPYRFDLASNLPGIFLGAAAVILIIALATVSYHSIKAAMINPVEAIRNE; translated from the coding sequence TAGAAGAGCAGGCATCCACTCCTTTTCGCCTGGGACCGGTTCTGGATGCGGAATTTCCCGAATTGATTGAGAAGTCCGTACGCTTCTTTGATATGCAAGAACCTTCCCACACCTTCCTTAACAGGGAAGACCAAATTTCTTTCCGCGAAAACAATTTCTATTTCGTGGATTCTACTTTTTTTGATGTTTTCTCTGCTGAATTAATACGTGGAAATCCCTCCGAAGCTCTTAAAAATCCTCTTTCTCTGGTTATCAGTGAAGAATTGGCAGAAAAATACTTTGGAGATGAAAACCCGATTGGGCAATCTTTAAGTTATAAAGGCATTCGGGAAATGACCGTTACAGGGGTAATGAAAACCTGGCCTGACGAATCTCATATAGATATTGATTTGGTTGCATCTTTTACCAGCTTAAATGAAATCTATGCAAGAAGCCCCAACTATGATCAGAGCTGGTTTTGGAATCCTGTTTGGACATACATTTTGCTAAATGAGTCTGCAAACCCCCAACAACTCGAATCACAGTTGAATACCATAGCCGATAACTATTACTATGCTTATACCGGATGGCCAACTGATGAAACCCTATCATTAAACCTGCAACCCATTACTGATATTCATCTATATTCTGATCGAGATCAGGAAATGAACCCCAACAGTTCTTATTTATATATCTATATATTAATTGCAGTAGCCGGTTTTATAGTCATAATAGCCTGTATCAATTTTATGAACCTTTCAACGGCACGTTCATTGGAACGAAGCCGGGAAGTCGGACTCCGGAAAGTGATGGGAGGATATCGCCAACAACTTTTCTACCAATTTATAGGAGAATCCTTTTTCGTTTCATTCATTGCCATTCTATTCGGATACCTTTTGGTGCATATCGGCCTTCCCTTTTTTAATGAACTCACAGGGAAAGAACTGGAGTTTAGCTTGTTCCAAAACATGTACACTATCCCTTTACTTTTACTGTTGACACTATTTGTCGCTTTCCTCTCAGGTTCCTATCCGGCTATATTTTTATCCTCCTTTAAACCAACTGAAGTATTAAAAGGAAAAATTTCTAACAGCAATACCGGAACTCTTTTCCGTAAAGGCTTGGTTACTTTTCAATTTACTCTCTCCGTTATCTTGCTGATTGGTACTGCAGTTATTTTTATGCAGCTCAAATTTATACAAGAGAAGGATCTGGGTTTCGATAAAAACAATGTGCTTTTACTGCCTACCAAACAAAACCTGATTTCCTGGGAATTTGATACTTTCATAGAACAGGGATTAACTCATGCTCAAATTCAATCCATTACCGGGCTCGGAAAAATCCCGGGATCCGAAAAACAAGAATATTATCGTTATGTGCCAGCCGGTACAGGCGAGGGTGAAGATGCCTCAAACTTAGTGCTGCATGTCACACACAATTTCATTGAAACTTTTGATTTACAGGTTTTATCCGGCCGGAATTTTTCAAAAGACTTTCCCAGTGATCCCCAGCAAAGCCTGCTTATTAACAGGGAAATGCTCAATCAGCTTGAAGCGGATAGTCCCGAAGAAGCCCTGGGTGAGATATTTTACTATTTCCCACCACAAGGTGAACGGCAGACATTCACGGTTATCGGGGTAGTTGAAAACTTTAACTACTCTTCTCTGAAAAAAGAAATAGAGCCGCTGGTCATTAAATTAGTGGAGGGAACCAATGCCATTCTCAGGTCTGTGGAGCATACCGCTATTGAAATCGCGCCCGGCAACCCTACACCCGCTATAGAACATCTGGAAAGTATTTGGAAGGAACTCAATCCCATAGATCCTTTTGAGTATCGCTTTTTAGATGAACGCCTTAATGAAATATATGAAGCTGAACTCACTATGAGTTCCCTGGCTTCTGCCTTTTCAATTTTATGTATCATCATTGCCTGCCTGGGACTTTTGGGATTAGCTTCCTATTCAGCGCAGCTCAAGAAAAAAGAAATCGGGATCAGGAAAAGCCTCGGGGCCTCCATGGGCAACATTATTTCCCTGTTATCAAAAGAGTTTTTGTTGCTGGTTGGTATTGCCAATCTCATTGCATGGCCCCTCACTTATTATGCGGCTGCTCGCTGGCTCGAAAATTTCCCTTATCGCTTTGATTTAGCGTCAAACCTACCCGGCATCTTTTTAGGAGCTGCAGCTGTAATTTTAATCATAGCTCTGGCTACGGTCAGTTACCATTCTATAAAAGCCGCAATGATTAACCCCGTTGAGGCAATTCGCAATGAATAA
- a CDS encoding nodulation protein NfeD: MKWITHLLLVFVWTLGSTYPASAETVQPDTTVETFVTVITIKGTIGPTTTNYISRGLENAIADNSQALIIEMDTPGGLLTSTQDIVQLMLASEIPIVVYVTPSGGNAGSAGTFITLAAHIAVMAPTTTIGAASPVSMGGGQQDTVMQKKIFNYSESFIESIAKERDRNAEWAKSAVRDGEAITETEALELNVIDLIAGDLNELLTQIDGKEVEGKTLQTAQATIKQLDENFAEKFFSFIMRPEIMLILTMVAIYGIVGEVTNPGAIVPGVAGVIALILLLYGSAAMPINVAGFILIGLAIVLFVTEAFTPTFGILMTGGAVSFFLGALMLFQDFPQEMQLDWYWLVPATILMVIFFGWIATSGIKAQFTGHRTGLESMIGKKAKVIDKVTETGGRVLIAGEYWNAVTEAEEIKSNEWCEIVRFEGLTVTVKPYTPKKEIDHGVN, encoded by the coding sequence ATGAAATGGATAACACACCTTTTATTAGTTTTCGTGTGGACGCTGGGTTCAACCTACCCGGCTTCGGCAGAAACCGTTCAGCCTGATACTACTGTGGAAACCTTCGTCACAGTAATTACTATTAAAGGAACCATTGGCCCTACCACCACCAATTATATTTCGCGCGGCCTTGAAAATGCTATTGCCGACAATTCCCAAGCCCTGATTATAGAAATGGATACCCCGGGCGGTTTATTAACTTCAACTCAGGATATCGTTCAATTAATGCTGGCTTCCGAAATACCGATTGTTGTTTATGTAACACCTTCGGGCGGTAATGCAGGAAGCGCCGGCACCTTTATCACTCTTGCAGCCCATATTGCTGTAATGGCGCCGACTACCACTATCGGGGCAGCTTCACCGGTTTCGATGGGCGGCGGGCAACAGGATACGGTGATGCAAAAAAAGATTTTTAACTATTCTGAAAGTTTTATTGAAAGTATCGCAAAGGAACGGGATCGCAATGCCGAATGGGCCAAATCGGCTGTACGGGATGGCGAAGCCATCACAGAAACGGAAGCCCTTGAACTCAATGTAATCGACTTGATTGCCGGTGATTTAAATGAACTTTTGACCCAAATTGACGGCAAAGAAGTTGAAGGAAAAACGCTGCAAACGGCTCAAGCTACGATTAAACAACTGGATGAAAATTTTGCTGAAAAATTCTTCAGCTTCATCATGCGCCCTGAGATTATGCTCATTTTAACTATGGTGGCTATTTACGGCATTGTAGGGGAAGTTACCAATCCCGGGGCTATCGTTCCGGGGGTTGCAGGAGTAATTGCCCTGATTTTATTACTTTATGGCTCGGCAGCCATGCCAATAAATGTTGCAGGCTTTATTTTAATTGGGTTGGCTATTGTACTTTTTGTAACTGAAGCATTTACACCAACTTTTGGAATTCTCATGACCGGAGGTGCTGTTTCATTCTTTTTAGGAGCTTTAATGCTATTCCAGGATTTCCCTCAGGAAATGCAGTTAGACTGGTACTGGTTGGTTCCGGCCACTATCTTAATGGTAATCTTCTTTGGGTGGATTGCCACTTCAGGAATTAAAGCTCAGTTTACCGGCCACCGAACCGGACTGGAATCAATGATTGGTAAAAAAGCCAAAGTCATTGACAAAGTGACTGAAACCGGAGGGCGCGTGCTTATTGCCGGCGAATATTGGAATGCCGTTACTGAAGCAGAAGAAATTAAATCTAACGAATGGTGCGAGATCGTCCGCTTTGAAGGACTGACCGTAACCGTTAAACCGTACACACCAAAAAAGGAGATTGACCATGGAGTCAACTGA
- a CDS encoding slipin family protein → MESTEIFSGYITWVITLVVFFVLLAPQVFKILREYERAVVFRLGKFQSVKGPGLIVLIPFIDRVERVDLRVLTINVDKQEVITKDNVTVNVDAITFFRVVDAEAAVIQVERYIHATSMLAQTTLRSIVGQVELDELLANREKVNKNIQEIIDRQTDPWGIKVVSVEVRDVVLPENMKRAMARQAETERDRRAKVINAEGEFQAAERLVDAAKMIETAPAALQLRFLQTMNEISEENATFAFLPLPMDFLEAFKTMAERGKSKD, encoded by the coding sequence ATGGAGTCAACTGAGATTTTTTCCGGATACATTACATGGGTAATAACGCTGGTTGTATTTTTTGTACTGCTGGCACCCCAGGTATTTAAAATCCTGCGTGAATATGAACGAGCTGTTGTATTCAGGCTTGGTAAATTTCAAAGCGTTAAAGGCCCCGGCTTGATCGTGCTTATTCCATTCATTGATAGGGTGGAAAGAGTTGACCTTCGAGTACTGACTATCAATGTTGACAAACAGGAAGTTATTACCAAAGATAACGTGACCGTCAATGTGGATGCCATCACTTTTTTCCGCGTTGTAGATGCTGAAGCCGCTGTCATACAGGTTGAACGATACATTCATGCTACCTCTATGCTGGCTCAAACTACTTTGCGAAGCATTGTCGGACAGGTTGAATTAGATGAGTTACTTGCTAATCGCGAAAAAGTAAATAAAAATATACAGGAAATTATTGACCGCCAGACTGACCCATGGGGAATAAAAGTTGTTTCAGTGGAAGTTCGCGATGTGGTGCTGCCTGAGAATATGAAAAGAGCCATGGCCCGTCAGGCTGAGACCGAGCGTGACCGTAGAGCTAAAGTCATTAATGCTGAAGGTGAATTCCAAGCTGCAGAGCGACTGGTAGATGCAGCCAAGATGATCGAAACAGCACCGGCCGCGTTACAGCTTCGCTTCCTGCAAACCATGAATGAGATCAGTGAAGAGAATGCCACCTTTGCCTTCTTGCCGCTGCCGATGGATTTTCTCGAAGCCTTCAAAACCATGGCTGAAAGAGGTAAGTCGAAAGACTAA
- a CDS encoding mechanosensitive ion channel family protein: MFIFSSGSLFGFQNQPQPRDANLLANPQRTVHTFLHWQQSGHQNPDYVIKTMKLSDGSEQEKKELASQLLKILDARGLLIDYDQIPSNPNYADSLSGLQQYILFQSLPEVYLTKTAQDEWVFSEATIEHIPELYQATFSGWVTFIVDNLPEWTHQEWLGNKIWQYIGIFLWLLTGLILMKIFTFFLDNYVRKVAQKTKITWDDDLIDSVEKPSGYIFLVAFYFLTYSNLQFSVSISHFLSVTLEIVLSFTVVWLFYNLADVFSKYLGVLTSKTETKLDDQLIPLIRKTLRFFVVVMGIIAILQNNGYNVASLIAGLGIGGLAVALAARETLANFFGSITIFLDRPFKIGDWIKTGEVEGTVEEVGFRSTRIRTFYNSLVSVPNSNIANTDIDNLGLRQYRRLKTELNLTYSTTPEQMEAFVEGIKAIVKANKHFRQDMYEVHFNAFGAHSLDVLVYVFFDVPDWSTELQQRHNFFLEVLRLAKDVGVEFAFPTQTLHMDSFYKDEPRKVGEERSEEELAAAVHEFGPDGKKGKPDGIRIFKDGEEVDFGANK, translated from the coding sequence ATGTTTATTTTTTCTTCGGGATCATTGTTTGGATTCCAGAATCAACCACAACCCCGGGATGCCAATCTGCTGGCCAATCCCCAGCGAACTGTACACACTTTTCTCCATTGGCAGCAATCCGGGCATCAAAATCCGGATTATGTTATCAAAACCATGAAGCTTTCGGATGGAAGTGAACAGGAGAAAAAAGAACTAGCCAGCCAATTGTTAAAGATTTTAGACGCTCGCGGTTTACTGATTGACTACGACCAAATCCCTTCTAATCCAAATTATGCTGACAGCCTTTCCGGACTTCAGCAGTATATTTTATTTCAATCCCTGCCGGAAGTCTACCTTACCAAAACGGCTCAAGACGAATGGGTATTTTCGGAAGCCACCATCGAGCATATTCCCGAACTATATCAGGCTACATTCTCAGGATGGGTTACTTTTATCGTGGATAATCTGCCGGAATGGACACATCAGGAATGGCTGGGCAATAAAATCTGGCAGTACATCGGCATTTTTCTTTGGCTGCTGACCGGACTCATCTTGATGAAAATATTTACTTTTTTTCTGGACAACTACGTTCGAAAGGTTGCCCAAAAAACGAAAATCACCTGGGACGATGACCTCATTGACAGTGTTGAAAAACCATCCGGCTATATCTTCCTGGTTGCCTTTTACTTTCTCACCTACTCCAATCTTCAGTTTTCGGTGAGCATCAGCCATTTTCTGTCGGTTACTTTAGAAATTGTCTTGTCCTTTACCGTGGTTTGGCTGTTTTACAACCTCGCGGATGTCTTCTCCAAATACCTCGGCGTGCTCACCTCCAAAACCGAAACCAAGCTTGACGACCAGTTGATCCCGCTTATCCGTAAAACCCTGCGCTTTTTTGTGGTTGTGATGGGCATTATAGCTATCCTGCAAAACAACGGCTACAATGTGGCCTCCCTCATAGCCGGACTGGGGATCGGGGGATTGGCTGTAGCCCTTGCTGCCCGCGAAACATTAGCTAATTTCTTTGGCTCCATCACCATTTTTCTGGATCGTCCGTTTAAAATAGGCGACTGGATCAAGACCGGCGAGGTTGAGGGCACCGTGGAAGAAGTCGGTTTTCGTTCAACCCGTATTCGAACTTTTTATAATTCGCTCGTCAGTGTTCCCAATTCCAATATCGCCAACACGGATATCGACAATCTTGGATTGAGACAATACCGCCGGCTTAAAACAGAATTGAATCTCACATATTCAACCACGCCTGAACAGATGGAAGCTTTCGTGGAAGGCATCAAGGCCATTGTGAAAGCCAACAAGCATTTTCGGCAAGACATGTATGAGGTGCATTTTAATGCTTTTGGAGCCCATTCATTAGATGTACTCGTCTATGTATTTTTTGATGTCCCCGACTGGAGCACAGAACTGCAACAGCGCCACAACTTCTTCCTGGAAGTTCTGAGATTAGCCAAAGATGTAGGTGTTGAGTTTGCCTTCCCAACCCAAACCCTACACATGGATAGTTTCTATAAAGATGAACCCCGTAAGGTTGGAGAAGAACGAAGCGAAGAAGAATTAGCCGCGGCCGTTCATGAATTTGGTCCTGATGGGAAAAAGGGAAAACCGGACGGCATTCGAATTTTCAAAGATGGAGAAGAAGTGGATTTTGGGGCAAATAAGTGA
- a CDS encoding response regulator — MNISKKAIIVEDNLILSLLYENYVKEMVFKTVGEISSGEKAVELVQKYAPDIVIMDIMLEGEMDGIQAAEEIRKFSKTPIVFITGNSDMVHLEKAKKIENTKFLRKPISEDKLKKAVDYLLSTRKCEF, encoded by the coding sequence ATGAATATTTCAAAAAAAGCAATCATTGTTGAAGACAACCTGATTCTTTCTCTTCTGTATGAGAATTACGTTAAGGAAATGGTTTTTAAAACGGTAGGTGAAATCAGTAGCGGTGAGAAAGCGGTGGAATTGGTGCAAAAATATGCGCCGGATATTGTAATTATGGACATTATGCTGGAAGGCGAAATGGATGGAATCCAGGCGGCTGAAGAAATCAGAAAATTTTCTAAAACCCCCATTGTTTTTATAACCGGGAATTCAGATATGGTTCACCTGGAAAAAGCAAAGAAGATTGAGAATACTAAATTTCTTAGAAAACCCATCTCAGAGGATAAGCTCAAGAAAGCTGTTGATTACTTACTTTCAACCCGAAAGTGTGAGTTCTGA
- a CDS encoding BrxA/BrxB family bacilliredoxin, which yields MQFGFGMGPDTSWMREELTQFGVEELKTTDDVDRAMKEYKGTMLLAINSVCGCAAGNARPGLGIALEQSEVKPDHMVTVFAGQDKEATAHARAYFSEYPPSSPAFAYFVDGEIKAMIPRHRIEGRTKDEVATDLKMVFEAFGKEEQEKAEKE from the coding sequence ATGCAATTTGGATTTGGAATGGGACCTGACACGTCTTGGATGAGAGAAGAACTGACGCAATTCGGAGTGGAAGAATTAAAAACTACAGACGATGTAGATCGTGCCATGAAAGAGTACAAAGGTACGATGCTTTTGGCAATCAACTCGGTATGTGGATGCGCGGCAGGAAATGCCCGTCCGGGACTTGGAATTGCTTTGGAGCAGTCTGAAGTTAAACCAGATCATATGGTTACGGTATTTGCCGGACAGGATAAAGAAGCCACGGCCCATGCACGTGCATATTTCAGCGAATATCCACCTTCCTCACCGGCATTTGCGTATTTTGTGGATGGAGAAATCAAAGCTATGATTCCCCGCCATCGCATTGAAGGCCGTACAAAGGATGAAGTAGCTACCGATCTGAAAATGGTATTCGAAGCTTTTGGGAAAGAAGAACAAGAAAAAGCTGAAAAAGAGTAG
- a CDS encoding superoxide dismutase, which yields MAYSLPDLPYDYDALEPHIDARTMEIHHTKHHQGYTNKVNAALEGHEFAELDIEEVLRRIDEVPADKKQAVINNGGGYANHKLFWTILSPNGGGNPDGELADAIKKTFGSFDKFKEEFSNTAGSRFGSGWAWLSVDGRGNLVVHSTPNQDSPLMEGYTPILGLDVWEHAYYLNYQNRRPDYISSFWNVVNWDQVAKNYKAAK from the coding sequence ATGGCTTATTCACTTCCCGATTTACCTTATGATTATGACGCACTTGAACCGCATATAGATGCCCGAACGATGGAGATCCATCATACTAAGCATCATCAAGGATATACGAACAAAGTAAACGCAGCATTAGAAGGGCATGAATTTGCTGAGTTGGATATCGAAGAAGTCCTTCGCAGAATTGATGAAGTGCCCGCAGATAAAAAACAGGCTGTGATTAACAACGGCGGCGGATATGCCAACCACAAGCTATTTTGGACTATTTTGTCACCAAACGGTGGAGGTAATCCTGATGGCGAACTTGCAGATGCCATTAAAAAAACATTCGGCAGTTTTGATAAGTTTAAAGAAGAATTTTCAAATACAGCCGGCAGCCGGTTTGGTTCAGGCTGGGCGTGGCTTTCTGTGGATGGAAGGGGCAATTTAGTAGTTCATTCCACTCCAAATCAGGATAGTCCGCTGATGGAAGGATATACTCCTATTCTCGGACTGGATGTTTGGGAGCATGCTTACTATCTGAATTATCAAAACCGTCGTCCCGATTACATTTCTTCTTTTTGGAATGTTGTGAATTGGGATCAGGTTGCTAAAAATTATAAAGCAGCCAAGTAA